In Paenibacillus sp. BIC5C1, a genomic segment contains:
- a CDS encoding PP2C family protein-serine/threonine phosphatase translates to MRILIVDDNPTNVIIIREILKKENYRDIVTASSAMEMFEVLGIGEENNELRPKPSDIDLILLDMMMPEMDGIEACSIVQKFENLKDIPIIMVTAIGDSKKLAEALDAGASDYVTKPINKVELMARIRLALRLKQEKDWHKERDQRIQDELKLAAMVQNAVLSPAIEDPLFHVNAIYKPSFELAGDLYSWYPLGEGRYGVLLLDMMGHGISSSLFTMFIASVLKDTVTTYVDPEKVIQELNRRFNQLHLEKQLVQYYFTAIYLVVDTRMKRIDYVNAGHPPALFFRHDGSVTTFDSVCCPVGLFDKMDIEPQTIHYEGDGHIALYTDGLTEAVQGDQETQQAFLKEKLAGSHQWDEAAMQALFFDDEIPQERDDDKCLVWITLNKGVEAE, encoded by the coding sequence ATGAGAATACTTATTGTTGACGACAATCCGACGAATGTCATTATCATTCGAGAAATTCTGAAAAAAGAAAATTATCGTGACATTGTAACGGCAAGTTCTGCTATGGAGATGTTTGAAGTCCTAGGGATTGGTGAGGAAAACAATGAACTTCGTCCCAAGCCGTCGGATATTGACCTGATTTTGCTAGATATGATGATGCCGGAGATGGATGGAATCGAAGCATGCAGTATTGTGCAAAAATTCGAAAATCTCAAGGATATACCTATTATTATGGTAACCGCGATCGGAGATTCCAAGAAATTGGCCGAGGCGCTGGATGCAGGGGCATCCGATTATGTGACCAAACCCATTAACAAAGTCGAACTGATGGCTAGAATCCGTCTTGCGCTTCGTCTGAAGCAGGAGAAGGACTGGCATAAAGAGCGTGATCAGCGGATTCAGGATGAGCTGAAACTTGCGGCGATGGTACAGAATGCTGTGTTAAGTCCGGCTATTGAAGATCCGTTGTTTCACGTCAATGCCATATATAAACCTTCGTTTGAACTTGCGGGTGATTTGTATTCATGGTACCCGCTTGGTGAAGGCAGATATGGAGTCCTGCTGTTGGATATGATGGGGCATGGGATATCTTCATCCCTATTTACCATGTTCATTGCTTCCGTATTGAAAGATACGGTTACAACGTATGTAGACCCGGAGAAGGTTATTCAGGAGCTGAATCGACGCTTTAATCAGTTGCATTTGGAGAAACAGCTGGTGCAGTACTATTTTACAGCGATATATTTGGTCGTAGATACACGAATGAAGCGGATTGATTATGTTAATGCAGGCCATCCGCCAGCACTCTTTTTCCGTCACGACGGAAGTGTGACAACGTTTGACAGCGTCTGCTGTCCTGTAGGCTTGTTCGACAAGATGGATATTGAACCACAGACCATTCACTACGAAGGCGATGGGCACATTGCACTTTATACGGATGGGCTAACAGAAGCCGTTCAGGGCGATCAGGAAACGCAGCAGGCGTTTCTGAAGGAAAAACTGGCGGGTTCCCACCAATGGGATGAAGCGGCCATGCAGGCTTTGTTCTTTGATGATGAAATTCCACAGGAGCGGGATGATGATAAATGTTTGGTGTGGATTACCTTAAATAAAGGGGTCGAAGCTGAATGA
- a CDS encoding general stress protein, whose amino-acid sequence MNSTNAQAYAKVVENGVQAVEAVKELQITGYLADHIFVLAHEKDRTDRIADTADAKEIGIKEEGVFDSLANLFRSRGDELRAKIVSMGFTEAEADFYESELDKGKVLVIAKKKE is encoded by the coding sequence ATGAATTCAACCAATGCGCAAGCTTATGCAAAAGTGGTAGAAAACGGAGTCCAAGCGGTAGAAGCGGTGAAAGAGTTGCAGATTACCGGGTACCTTGCTGATCATATCTTCGTTCTAGCCCATGAAAAGGATCGTACAGATCGAATTGCCGATACGGCAGATGCCAAAGAGATTGGCATCAAGGAAGAAGGCGTATTTGATTCCTTGGCGAATCTGTTCCGCTCCCGCGGTGATGAACTACGGGCCAAAATTGTTTCGATGGGCTTCACCGAAGCTGAGGCAGATTTTTACGAGAGTGAACTCGATAAAGGCAAAGTACTTGTGATTGCCAAAAAGAAAGAATAG
- a CDS encoding DUF948 domain-containing protein, which yields MIYQISVALIAIAFAVLVFFLIRTLKSAQGSLDNVSQTLQEVQKTIDELSYEVKQTVRHANDITVDVQHKMKQIDPVMESVQNLGEVLNEVTEAAKQVSSTLMAKFQTKRSSTEQSKHSEVANVVQTPPATPTDRTLQSYEATYHDDAKNGKSWLKYVDVAANVWQRMRK from the coding sequence ATGATCTATCAAATTAGTGTGGCTTTAATTGCAATTGCATTTGCAGTGCTTGTATTCTTTTTAATTCGTACCTTGAAGTCCGCTCAGGGTTCACTCGACAATGTGTCACAGACACTGCAGGAAGTTCAGAAGACCATTGATGAACTTAGTTATGAAGTCAAACAGACGGTAAGGCATGCCAATGATATTACAGTTGATGTGCAGCACAAAATGAAACAAATTGATCCCGTTATGGAATCTGTACAAAACCTGGGAGAAGTGCTGAACGAAGTGACGGAAGCAGCCAAGCAGGTGTCATCCACTCTGATGGCCAAGTTCCAGACGAAACGCAGCAGCACTGAACAGAGCAAACATTCAGAAGTAGCGAATGTAGTACAAACACCGCCTGCTACACCGACAGATCGGACACTGCAATCCTATGAAGCTACATATCATGATGATGCCAAGAACGGAAAAAGCTGGCTGAAATATGTAGATGTAGCTGCTAATGTATGGCAACGTATGCGGAAATAG
- a CDS encoding DUF1328 domain-containing protein, producing MLKWSVLFLIIALVAGIFGFFGIVEAAASIAKVLFFIFVVLFVISLITGRSRMR from the coding sequence ATGTTGAAATGGTCGGTACTATTTCTAATTATTGCTCTTGTTGCAGGTATTTTTGGATTCTTCGGTATTGTTGAGGCAGCTGCTTCGATTGCCAAAGTACTCTTCTTCATCTTTGTTGTATTGTTCGTCATCTCCCTGATTACGGGACGCAGCCGAATGCGATGA
- a CDS encoding cation diffusion facilitator family transporter yields MNAYEEIRKGERGAWVSIVAYLVLSAFKLICGYLFASSALLADGFNNLTDIVASVAVLIGLRISQKPPDSDHAYGHFRAETVAALIASFIMAMVGLQVLVEAVRSWYEGNFVAPNLWSAAVAVVCALVMLGVYRYNHRLAKQINSQALMAAAKDNRSDAWVSIGAAVGIIGAQFGLPWLDKVAAIAVGLLICKTAWEIFRDSTHRLTDGFDQKELTDLRSSVARVPGVEMIKDVKARVHGSHVLVDVVIEVDGRLSLIEGHQICDRVEERLKRSHNIMHVHVHVEPKMEEGTTGSP; encoded by the coding sequence TTGAACGCCTACGAAGAAATACGCAAAGGAGAGCGCGGAGCTTGGGTCAGTATTGTGGCCTACCTGGTCTTGTCTGCTTTTAAATTGATCTGCGGATATTTGTTTGCTTCCAGCGCTTTGCTGGCGGATGGTTTTAATAACCTTACAGATATAGTTGCGTCTGTTGCTGTATTGATTGGACTTCGCATATCCCAGAAGCCACCTGATTCCGATCATGCATATGGTCACTTTAGAGCGGAAACGGTCGCAGCCCTAATTGCTTCATTTATTATGGCCATGGTTGGCCTGCAGGTATTGGTTGAAGCGGTTCGTTCCTGGTATGAAGGGAACTTTGTAGCACCAAACCTTTGGTCAGCAGCAGTTGCCGTTGTCTGTGCGCTTGTAATGCTGGGCGTATATCGTTACAACCATCGTCTTGCCAAACAAATTAACAGTCAGGCTCTGATGGCTGCGGCCAAAGATAATCGTTCGGATGCTTGGGTCAGCATAGGGGCTGCGGTCGGAATCATTGGTGCCCAATTTGGACTTCCTTGGTTGGACAAAGTAGCTGCAATTGCTGTAGGTCTGTTGATTTGTAAGACAGCTTGGGAGATTTTCCGTGATTCAACACATCGTCTGACAGACGGATTTGATCAGAAAGAACTCACAGACCTAAGATCATCTGTGGCGCGAGTTCCTGGTGTAGAAATGATCAAGGACGTGAAAGCACGTGTGCACGGCAGTCATGTACTGGTAGACGTGGTTATTGAGGTGGATGGAAGACTGAGCCTGATCGAGGGTCATCAGATCTGTGACCGGGTTGAAGAGCGCTTGAAACGTTCACATAATATTATGCATGTACATGTGCATGTGGAGCCGAAGATGGAAGAAGGCACGACGGGAAGCCCTTGA
- a CDS encoding ABC-F family ATP-binding cassette domain-containing protein, with amino-acid sequence MISTSGITLRYGKRALFEDVNIKFTPGNCYGLIGANGAGKSTFLKILSGEIEANSGEVHITPGERMAVLKQNHFEYDEYPVLETVIMGHGRLYSIMKEKDALYAKADFTEEDGLRAGELEGEFAELNGWDAEPDAAALLIGLGIERDMHEKKMVDLSGNEKVRVLLAQALFGRPNNLLLDEPTNHLDLESIQWLENFLMDYEGTVIVVSHDRHFLNKVCTHIADIDFGKIQLYVGNYDFWYESSQLALALQRDANKKKEEKIKELQAFIQRFSANASKSKQATSRKKQLDKITLDDLRPSNRKYPFINFKPEREAGKQLLTVDRINKTIDGVSMLNDLSFVVNKGDKIAFVGPNGNAKSLLFDILMGETEADSGEYTWGITTTQAYFPKDNSKYFDGVDMSLVDWLRQYSKDQDETYLRGFLGRMLFSGEESLKKASVLSGGEKVRCMLAKMMQTGANALILDEPTNHLDLESITALNNGMIDFDGTMLFTSHDHQFIQTIANRIIEITPNGVIDRQMSYDEYLESDEIKELRNKMYPVEA; translated from the coding sequence ATGATTAGTACAAGCGGCATCACGCTCCGCTACGGAAAACGTGCACTTTTTGAAGATGTGAATATCAAGTTCACGCCAGGCAACTGTTACGGTCTGATCGGCGCCAACGGAGCCGGCAAATCAACATTTTTGAAAATTTTGTCCGGTGAAATTGAAGCAAACTCGGGAGAGGTGCACATCACCCCGGGCGAACGCATGGCCGTTTTGAAGCAAAACCACTTTGAATATGATGAGTATCCGGTTCTCGAAACTGTAATTATGGGCCACGGCCGTCTTTATTCCATCATGAAGGAGAAGGACGCATTGTATGCCAAAGCGGACTTTACTGAAGAAGATGGTTTGCGCGCAGGTGAGCTTGAAGGTGAGTTTGCTGAACTGAACGGTTGGGATGCTGAGCCGGATGCAGCGGCACTCCTGATCGGTCTCGGAATTGAACGTGACATGCATGAGAAAAAAATGGTTGATCTGAGCGGTAACGAAAAAGTTCGTGTCCTGCTTGCACAAGCCTTGTTTGGTCGTCCAAACAACCTGTTGCTCGATGAGCCTACCAACCACTTGGACCTCGAATCCATTCAATGGCTGGAAAACTTCCTCATGGACTATGAAGGTACCGTTATTGTAGTATCCCATGACCGTCACTTCCTGAACAAAGTATGTACACACATTGCAGATATCGATTTCGGTAAAATCCAGCTGTACGTAGGCAACTACGATTTCTGGTATGAATCCAGCCAATTGGCACTTGCTTTGCAACGTGATGCTAACAAGAAAAAAGAAGAGAAGATTAAAGAGCTGCAAGCCTTTATTCAACGTTTCTCTGCGAATGCTTCCAAATCGAAGCAAGCGACTTCGCGTAAGAAACAACTCGACAAAATCACGTTGGATGATCTTCGTCCATCGAACCGGAAATATCCGTTCATCAACTTCAAGCCTGAGCGTGAAGCGGGCAAACAATTGTTGACCGTTGACCGTATCAACAAAACAATTGATGGTGTGAGCATGCTGAATGATCTCAGCTTTGTGGTGAATAAAGGAGATAAAATTGCCTTTGTTGGCCCAAATGGTAATGCCAAATCGTTGTTGTTTGATATCCTTATGGGTGAAACCGAAGCGGATAGTGGCGAATACACTTGGGGTATTACTACAACTCAGGCTTATTTCCCGAAAGACAACTCCAAATATTTTGACGGAGTAGATATGAGTCTCGTGGATTGGCTTCGTCAATATTCCAAAGATCAGGATGAAACGTACCTGCGTGGATTCTTGGGTCGTATGTTGTTCTCAGGCGAGGAATCCCTGAAAAAAGCAAGTGTCCTCTCCGGGGGCGAGAAAGTCCGTTGTATGTTGGCGAAAATGATGCAAACAGGCGCTAATGCCCTGATTTTGGATGAGCCAACGAACCACTTGGATCTGGAGTCCATTACCGCACTGAACAATGGTATGATTGATTTTGACGGCACTATGCTGTTTACATCCCATGACCATCAGTTCATTCAAACTATCGCTAACCGGATTATTGAAATTACGCCAAACGGCGTTATTGATCGCCAAATGAGCTATGATGAGTATCTGGAAAGTGACGAAATTAAAGAATTGCGTAACAAGATGTATCCGGTAGAAGCTTAA
- a CDS encoding MBL fold metallo-hydrolase, with the protein MPKIRYNNIDNVSTDKTLKEFKQWREQRRSKVKDYSYTVPKHPPELDYLHANRAETTITWIGHSTFFIQYHGLNIVTDPVWAEKMGFQRRLGAPGIPIQDIPPLDVILISHSHYDHLHLASLRKLVTAKTLLIVPDGLKRKMVRKGFHRCHEMKWWEHITLGGVKITFVPAQHWTRRTLFDTNTSHWGGYVLEQNHPAVIPSEESAATSEDRDYKNSRAAGTDDPIETSADHSPGGPPVIYFVGDTGYFQGFKTIGERFDIGVTLMPIGAYDPEWFMTSQHVTPEEALQGFVETGSQLMVPMHYGTFKLADDTPKEALDRMEVERERLGINAERIRVLGHGETLRIRHEESKQD; encoded by the coding sequence ATGCCGAAAATCCGTTATAACAACATTGATAATGTAAGTACGGACAAGACGCTGAAGGAATTCAAGCAATGGAGGGAGCAACGGCGCAGCAAAGTTAAGGATTATTCCTACACCGTGCCCAAGCACCCACCTGAGCTGGATTATCTGCACGCCAACCGGGCTGAAACCACGATTACCTGGATTGGTCATTCCACGTTTTTCATTCAATATCATGGACTAAACATCGTGACAGACCCGGTCTGGGCCGAAAAAATGGGATTTCAGCGCAGACTCGGTGCCCCTGGCATTCCGATTCAGGATATTCCGCCTCTGGATGTCATTTTGATCTCGCATTCACACTATGATCATTTGCATCTCGCATCGCTGCGGAAGTTGGTCACGGCCAAAACACTGCTCATCGTTCCCGATGGTCTCAAGCGCAAAATGGTGCGCAAAGGGTTCCATCGTTGTCATGAGATGAAATGGTGGGAACATATTACGCTTGGCGGTGTCAAAATAACCTTTGTGCCTGCGCAGCACTGGACGCGCCGAACCCTATTCGATACCAATACGTCCCATTGGGGCGGTTATGTATTGGAACAGAATCACCCGGCAGTCATTCCATCCGAGGAGAGTGCCGCGACGAGTGAAGACCGAGATTATAAAAATTCCCGAGCAGCAGGAACGGATGATCCAATAGAAACATCGGCTGATCATTCTCCTGGCGGTCCGCCAGTGATTTATTTTGTAGGGGATACAGGATACTTTCAGGGATTCAAAACGATCGGAGAACGCTTTGACATCGGAGTTACCCTGATGCCAATCGGTGCGTATGACCCGGAATGGTTCATGACATCCCAGCACGTGACGCCGGAAGAAGCGTTACAGGGATTTGTGGAAACGGGTTCCCAGCTTATGGTTCCCATGCATTATGGAACATTTAAGCTGGCGGATGACACACCCAAGGAAGCACTTGATCGAATGGAAGTGGAACGAGAACGACTGGGAATCAATGCAGAACGCATTCGGGTGCTGGGACATGGCGAGACGCTCCGCATCCGGCACGAAGAAAGTAAACAAGACTAA
- the cydS gene encoding cytochrome bd oxidase small subunit CydS, giving the protein MLPNMLFVMIPRLLLSSDAGVTGIPGITGLSFFETFTIMYAPPLIIVAAIAFLFVYLAKCKNPKD; this is encoded by the coding sequence ATGCTTCCCAACATGCTGTTCGTCATGATTCCACGGTTGCTTCTCAGCTCTGACGCGGGGGTAACGGGTATTCCGGGTATAACGGGATTAAGTTTTTTTGAGACTTTTACGATTATGTACGCCCCACCACTGATTATCGTGGCTGCAATTGCGTTTTTGTTCGTCTACTTGGCGAAATGTAAAAATCCAAAGGATTGA
- a CDS encoding cytochrome d ubiquinol oxidase subunit II — MSFEIAGIAILWTFLFGYLIVASIDFGAGFFSFYSILTGHENKIHNIIQRYLSPVWEVTNVFLIFFVVGLVGFYPDSAFYYGTALLVPGSLAIVLLAIRGVYYAYNTYGNHGNNSRIYMALYGATGLLIPAVFSTILAISEGGIIDQVGDQVFFRWREFLTNPYTWSVVLLALVSVLYISAMFLSYYAKRAEDETAFEVLREYALLWSLPTIFASFLAFLQINKQNPAHFEQMLNISWMFIASFICFVIAVSLVWKRKYLGWCFIAVMLQFAFAWYGYGRSHLPYILYPYINIYDSFTNKTMGIALITAFSLGLLVLIPSLVLIMKLFLFDANYVRGNAGKKKG; from the coding sequence TTGAGCTTTGAAATTGCAGGCATCGCGATCTTGTGGACGTTTTTGTTTGGATATCTGATTGTGGCTTCAATTGACTTTGGGGCCGGTTTTTTCAGCTTTTACAGCATATTAACCGGACACGAGAACAAAATTCATAACATTATTCAGCGCTATCTCTCACCCGTGTGGGAAGTGACGAATGTGTTTTTGATCTTTTTTGTGGTTGGTCTGGTCGGATTTTATCCGGATAGCGCTTTTTATTATGGGACAGCGTTGCTTGTTCCGGGTTCATTGGCGATTGTGCTGCTTGCGATCCGGGGCGTGTACTACGCCTATAATACCTATGGGAACCATGGGAACAACAGCCGGATCTACATGGCATTGTACGGAGCGACGGGATTGCTGATTCCCGCAGTGTTTTCCACCATTTTGGCGATATCCGAAGGTGGAATTATTGATCAGGTAGGTGATCAGGTTTTTTTTCGCTGGCGTGAGTTTTTGACGAATCCGTATACCTGGTCGGTTGTATTGCTTGCACTGGTAAGTGTGCTCTATATCTCCGCGATGTTTCTTTCCTACTATGCCAAGCGGGCAGAGGATGAGACTGCGTTTGAGGTTCTGCGGGAGTATGCACTCCTTTGGAGTCTGCCTACGATCTTTGCCAGCTTTCTGGCATTTTTGCAAATTAATAAACAGAATCCCGCACACTTTGAGCAGATGTTAAATATCTCATGGATGTTTATCGCATCTTTTATCTGTTTTGTGATCGCCGTCTCGCTGGTATGGAAACGTAAATATTTGGGCTGGTGTTTTATCGCCGTCATGCTGCAGTTTGCCTTTGCCTGGTACGGCTATGGGCGCTCACATCTTCCATACATTCTGTATCCGTACATTAATATTTACGACAGCTTTACGAACAAGACGATGGGTATTGCGCTCATTACGGCGTTCAGCCTGGGACTGCTGGTGCTCATTCCTTCACTCGTGCTCATTATGAAGCTGTTTCTGTTTGATGCCAATTATGTGCGAGGTAATGCTGGCAAAAAGAAAGGATGA
- a CDS encoding cytochrome ubiquinol oxidase subunit I: MSSLDPVLLSRMLTGLTLFVHIIFASIGVGVPLMIALAEWRGLRTNDIHYTLLARRWARGFVITVAVGVVTGTSIGLQLSLLWPMFMRVAGQAIALPLFMETFAFFVEAIFLGIYLYTWDRFKKKYTHMLLLIPVALGSSASAIFITTVNSFMNQPQGFTLINGIMKDIHPIAAMLNPATPTKVSHVLASSYTLSAGILAGIAAFSLLRGRDHVYYKKALKLTTVCALVFAVSTVMIGDSSGKFLAKYQPEKLAAAEWHFKTMTKAPLVYGGILDENNEVKYAIEIPYALSILAGNRPDTEVKGLEEFPADLRPPLSIHYMFDLKVTTGVIILLIPVLYVFRRWLPGRKPYPKWLLLGIVLLGPLAMIAIELGWMFAEVGRQPWILRGYMKVSEAATTSSSVGWMLVLFILLYLILCFSAIRVLSKLFRNKEAEKELESLGLEGGIVH, encoded by the coding sequence ATGTCATCCCTGGACCCTGTTCTGCTCAGCCGGATGCTGACCGGTCTAACCTTGTTTGTGCACATCATTTTTGCCTCCATTGGTGTAGGTGTTCCGCTCATGATCGCCTTGGCTGAATGGCGCGGACTGCGCACCAATGATATCCATTACACCTTGCTGGCGCGCAGATGGGCGCGAGGTTTCGTCATTACCGTTGCCGTTGGTGTGGTTACGGGCACCTCAATCGGTTTACAGCTCAGCCTCTTGTGGCCGATGTTCATGCGGGTAGCGGGGCAGGCCATTGCCTTGCCGCTGTTTATGGAGACGTTCGCTTTTTTTGTGGAGGCGATCTTTCTTGGAATCTACCTTTACACATGGGACCGTTTCAAAAAGAAATATACCCATATGTTGCTGTTGATTCCGGTGGCACTGGGATCCTCTGCTTCTGCGATATTCATTACAACAGTGAATTCTTTTATGAACCAACCTCAGGGGTTTACCCTGATTAATGGCATCATGAAGGATATCCATCCGATTGCTGCGATGCTGAATCCAGCTACCCCGACCAAGGTATCTCACGTGCTCGCCTCGTCATACACATTGAGTGCGGGTATATTGGCAGGCATCGCCGCATTCAGCTTGCTTCGGGGTCGGGATCATGTGTATTACAAAAAGGCACTTAAACTTACAACGGTATGTGCGCTCGTATTTGCGGTCAGCACCGTCATGATCGGAGATTCTTCCGGTAAATTTCTAGCGAAATACCAGCCGGAGAAGCTGGCCGCTGCAGAGTGGCATTTCAAAACGATGACGAAAGCGCCGCTGGTCTATGGGGGGATTCTTGATGAGAACAATGAAGTGAAATATGCCATCGAGATTCCCTATGCACTCAGCATACTGGCGGGAAACAGACCGGATACGGAAGTGAAAGGGCTTGAAGAATTTCCGGCCGATCTGAGGCCACCGTTGTCCATTCACTATATGTTTGACCTGAAAGTGACGACAGGCGTGATCATTCTGCTGATCCCGGTGCTTTATGTGTTCCGCCGCTGGCTGCCAGGGCGCAAGCCTTATCCCAAATGGCTCTTGCTCGGCATCGTCCTGCTTGGGCCACTGGCCATGATTGCCATTGAGCTGGGCTGGATGTTCGCCGAGGTCGGCAGACAGCCATGGATATTGCGCGGCTACATGAAGGTGTCGGAAGCAGCAACAACATCATCCTCCGTAGGCTGGATGCTGGTTCTGTTTATTTTGCTGTACCTGATCCTTTGCTTCTCAGCTATTCGGGTACTCAGCAAGCTTTTCCGTAACAAGGAAGCAGAGAAGGAACTGGAGTCTCTCGGTCTGGAAGGAGGGATCGTGCATTGA